GGCAAAAGGGAGAGATGCCATGCAAGAGTTACTTGAAAAATTGGCTGCGCTCCGGGAGTATCTTTGACGTTCCCGGCAAAACGCGCCGCCTCAGCGAACTTGACCGCGACCTGAGCAACCCCGACCTCTGGAACAATCCTGAACGGGCCAGAAACGTCAACCAAGAAGCGGGCGGCCTGCGCAAAATCGTAGACGCCTACACCCGCCTGCAATCCGACGCCACCGGCCTCAGCGAAATGCTGGAGATGGCCGACGCCGAGGAAGTCGAGCTTCTGGCTGACGAGCAAACCCGCCTCCAGCGCGAAGTGGACGAGCTGTACCGTGAGACGCTGTTTATCATGAAGCACTCCGACGCCGCCGCCATCGTGCGGGTCAAGAGCGGCGCGGGCGGCACCGAGTCGCAAGACTGGGCCGGCATGCTCGAACGGATGTTTATGCGCTGGGCCGAGCGGCGCGGCTACAAAGTCGAACTCTTGGATCAGCAAGACGGCGATCAAGCTGGAATTACTTCTGCCGAGTTCATCATCCGGGGCGAAAAGGCCTTCGGGATGATGGCCCCCGAAAACGGCGTTCACCGGCTGGTGCGCGTCTCGCCGTTCGATTCCAACAACCGCCGCCACACCTCGTTTGCCAGCGTGGACGTGGTGCCGGAAGTGCCGGTCGAAGAAATCAACATTCATATTCCCGATTCGGACTTGCGCCGCGACGTATTCCGTTCGCAGGGCGCGGGCGGGCAGGGCGTCAACACCACCGACTCCGCCGTCAGATTGACCCACCTTCCGACGGGCATCGCAGTGGCTTCGCAGGTGACGCGCTCGCAGATCAAAAACCACGAAATTGCCCTGCAAATCCTCAAGCAGCGCCTTTACGACGTTGAAATGCGCAAGCGCGAAGACGAAGAAGCCCAAGCACGCGGCGAGCAAAAGAAGATCGAATGGGGTTCGCAGATTCGCAGCTACGTTCTCGACAAGCAGTACGTCAAAGACCACCGTACCTCCGTGATGCGTCACGACTCCGGCGCGATTCTCGACGGCGACCTGGACGAGTTCAT
The DNA window shown above is from Deinococcus detaillensis and carries:
- the prfB gene encoding peptide chain release factor 2 (programmed frameshift), producing MQELLEKLAALREYLDVPGKTRRLSELDRDLSNPDLWNNPERARNVNQEAGGLRKIVDAYTRLQSDATGLSEMLEMADAEEVELLADEQTRLQREVDELYRETLFIMKHSDAAAIVRVKSGAGGTESQDWAGMLERMFMRWAERRGYKVELLDQQDGDQAGITSAEFIIRGEKAFGMMAPENGVHRLVRVSPFDSNNRRHTSFASVDVVPEVPVEEINIHIPDSDLRRDVFRSQGAGGQGVNTTDSAVRLTHLPTGIAVASQVTRSQIKNHEIALQILKQRLYDVEMRKREDEEAQARGEQKKIEWGSQIRSYVLDKQYVKDHRTSVMRHDSGAILDGDLDEFMWAGLEWLAGKRAAEELEVEE